One part of the Solanum dulcamara chromosome 8, daSolDulc1.2, whole genome shotgun sequence genome encodes these proteins:
- the LOC129900547 gene encoding mitogen-activated protein kinase kinase kinase 20-like, whose protein sequence is MASIRWSRGRTIGRGSEGIVTLATTDHNFSIAVKSCLFSCSKSLQKEREFLNEFQDCEQIIRCFGADVTREDDDILYNILLEYANGGSLAHRIGKTGLPYFEVKKYSKSILLGLSFIHGRGFVHRDIKPHNILFVGSEKTAKIADFGFANKVGVDNKNRGTPMYMAPESVLDEEYGTGVDIWSFGCTVFEMITGKEVWDCTGINEPLHLLCKIGMQSPDLHHDNLSKQAEDFLDKCFARDPLSRWTADMLLNHAFLSSDNDVHLDRKRKELNPYLLTNIVDPCNSTELKPMKLLNRRTNKRRRKLVEGC, encoded by the coding sequence ATGGCTTCCATTAGATGGAGCAGAGGAAGAACCATTGGAAGAGGCTCCGAAGGTATTGTTACTTTAGCAACTACAGACCATAATTTCTCAATCGCCGTGAAATCTTGTCTGTTTTCCTGTTCCAAATCGTTACAAAAGGAGAGAGAATTCCTCAACGAATTTCAGGATTGTGAGCAAATTATTCGATGTTTTGGAGCGGATGTCACTCGAGAAGATGACGATATTCTCTATAATATATTGCTCGAATATGCCAATGGTGGAAGTTTAGCCCATAGAATTGGTAAAACAGGATTGCCGTATTTTGAGGTAAAAAAGTACTCGAAATCAATTCTATTGGGGcttagttttattcatggaaGGGGTTTTGTTCATCGTGATATTAAACCTCACAATATTCTATTCGTGGGTAGTGAAAAAACCGCCAAAATTGCGGATTTTGGATTCGCAAACAAAGTTGGAGTTGATAATAAGAATAGGGGAACGCCAATGTATATGGCACCAGAATCGGTGCTTGATGAGGAATATGGAACTGGGGTTGATATTTGGTCTTTCGGGTGCACTGTGTTTGAGATGATTACTGGGAAGGAAGTGTGGGATTGCACTGGAATTAACGAGCCTCTTCATCTGTTGTGCAAAATTGGAATGCAATCACCGGACTTGCACCACGACAATTTGTCCAAACAGGCGGAAGATTTTCTAGACAAGTGCTTTGCTAGAGATCCGCTTTCTCGATGGACAGCTGATATGTTGTTGAATCATGCTTTCCTTTCATCTGATAATGATGTTCATCTAGACAGAAAGAGGAAGGAACTCAACCCGTATTTGCTTACAAATATTGTTGATCCATGCAATAGTACAGAGCTGAAACCAATGAAGCTGTTGAATCGCAGAACCAACAAACGGAGAAGAAAGCTAGTGGAAGGATGTTGA
- the LOC129900972 gene encoding uncharacterized protein LOC129900972 isoform X1 encodes MGTVNFVWNLTKRYFTFGLIGLTVSDCYASIVPVGGISMSPTFNPHDDSSVRSLTCDFVIVEKLCLEKYKFSLGDVVVFRFLWVWFVEGLLMLCGLLTGLLKLKESHQRA; translated from the exons ATGGGAACTGTGAACTTCGTCTGGAATTTAACTAAGAGGTATTTCACCTTTGGACTCATAGGCCTTACCGTCTCTGATTGTTATGCTAGTATTGTCCCTGTTGGTGGCATTTCCATGTCTCCCACATTTAATCCACATGATGACAGTTCAGTGAGATCCTTGACTT GTGACTTTGTTATAGTGGAGAAGCTGTGCCTTGAAAAATACAAGTTCTCCCTCGGCGATGTGGTTGTCTTCAG ATTCCTCTGGGTTTGGTTCGTGGAAGGGTTACTCATGTTGTGTGGCCTCCTCACCGGGTTGCTAAAGTTGAAAGAATCACATCAAAGAGCCTAA
- the LOC129900972 gene encoding uncharacterized protein LOC129900972 isoform X2: protein MGTVNFVWNLTKRYFTFGLIGLTVSDCYASIVPVGGISMSPTFNPHDDSDFVIVEKLCLEKYKFSLGDVVVFRFLWVWFVEGLLMLCGLLTGLLKLKESHQRA, encoded by the exons ATGGGAACTGTGAACTTCGTCTGGAATTTAACTAAGAGGTATTTCACCTTTGGACTCATAGGCCTTACCGTCTCTGATTGTTATGCTAGTATTGTCCCTGTTGGTGGCATTTCCATGTCTCCCACATTTAATCCACATGATGACA GTGACTTTGTTATAGTGGAGAAGCTGTGCCTTGAAAAATACAAGTTCTCCCTCGGCGATGTGGTTGTCTTCAG ATTCCTCTGGGTTTGGTTCGTGGAAGGGTTACTCATGTTGTGTGGCCTCCTCACCGGGTTGCTAAAGTTGAAAGAATCACATCAAAGAGCCTAA
- the LOC129900679 gene encoding ferric reduction oxidase 2-like has translation MSWNIQQAIKLLVLLILMAYFMIWIMMPTNTFYLHWLPHIYAKLNSTYFGKQGSNILIYTFPVLFIATLGCIFLHLVKYANAHHEKTSKGTRFASWSRPAITKGPLGIVSWTELCFLFMFIALLIWSISSYTYGMFKSITRQSAAMMGVKVWQGKLQSVALMLGLVGNICLAFLFFPVTRGSSILRLFGLTSESSVKYHIWLGHAVMALFTAHGLCFIIFWADTYQLSKMLQWHKVGISIVAGEVSLLAGIAMWMTSFPRIRRKLFELFFYTHHLYIIFVVFFVFHVGFTYSCITLPGFYLFLIDRYLRFLQSQHRVCLVSARILPCQAVELNFSKSPGLRYNPTSSVFINVPSISKLQWHPFTVTSNSNMEPEKLSIVIKSEGKWSQKLFEKLSSTTPGHHLQVSLEGPYGPTSTQFLRHDMLVMVSGGSGITPFISIIRELIYITGSTSCKIPKVLLVAAFKKSTDLSMLELLLPLSGTNYNISQLQIQIEAYVTRETEPLQDNQKFLKTLWLKPNASDRPVSAVLGQNNWLCLGAIITSSFIMFLLLIGILNRYYIYPIDHNTGMIYSYSERAALSMLFFCVSIAITASAAFVWNKKQNAKEMVQIQNNDMPKPMTSPGPGSWFNNADIELESLPFQTFTRATKVRYGERPNLRKIVTRCEESNVGVFVSGPRRMKQEIATICSSCVAMTNLHFESISFSW, from the exons ATGAGTTGGAATATTCAACAAGCAATAAAACTTTTGGTTTTGTTGATTTTAATGGCCTACTTCATGATTTGGATAATGATGCCCACAAACACattttatttgcattggttaCCTCATATTTATGCTAAACTCAATTCCACTTACTTTGGAAAACAAG GTTCAAACATTCTGATCTACACATTTCCAGTTCTGTTCATTGCTACTTTGGGGTGTATTTTCCTTCATTTAGTCAAGTATGCTAATGCACATCATGAAAA AACCTCAAAAGGTACGCGTTTCGCCTCATGGAGTCGACCAGCAATTACGAAAGGTCCTCTAGGCATTGTTTCATGGACAGAATTATGTttcttattcatgttcattgcCCTTCTCATTTGGTCAATCTCATCTTACACATATGGCATGTTCAAGAGTATAACCAGACAATCTGCAGCAATGATGGGAGTAAAAGT ATGGCAAGGTAAATTACAAAGTGTGGCTCTCATGCTAGGTCTTGTAGGAAACATTTGTCTAGCCTTCCTCTTCTTTCCAGTAACCAGAGGATCATCCATTTTGCGACTCTTCGGACTCACATCAGAGTCCAGTGTTAAGTATCATATTTGGCTTGGTCATGCTGTCATGGCCCTCTTCACTGCTCATGGTTTATGTTTCATAATCTTCTGGGCTGATACTTATCAGCTTTCAAAA ATGTTGCAATGGCATAAGGTTGGAATTTCCATTGTGGCTGGAGAAGTGTCCTTGCTTGCAGGAATAGCTATGTGGATGACAAGTTTCCCGCGAATCAGGAGAAAGTTGTTTGAGCTTTTCTTCTATACACATCATCTCTACATTATCTTCGTAGTATTCTTTGTATTCCATGTTGGATTTACCTACTCCTGCATCACTCTTCCTGGATTTTACCTCTTCTTGATTGACCGCTATTTGAGATTCTTACAATCTCAACATCGCGTTTGCTTGGTTTCTGCACGTATTTTACCTTGCCAAGCAGTGGAGCTAAACTTCTCTAAAAGTCCAG GGCTAAGGTACAATCCAACGAGTTCAGTTTTCATAAATGTGCCTAGTATTTCAAAGTTGCAGTGGCATCCATTTACAGTGACTTCCAACAGTAACATGGAACCTGAGAAACTCAGCATTGTCATAAAAAGTGAAGGGAAATGGTCTCAGAAACTGTTTGAGAAGCTCTCATCAACTACACCAGGACACCATCTTCAAGTTTCTCTGGAGGGGCCTTATGGACCGACTTCAACCCAATTCTTGAG ACATGATATGCTAGTTATGGTGAGTGGAGGCAGTGGCATCACTCCTTTTATATCTATCATCAGAGAGCTGATTTATATCACTGGCTCAACAAGCTGCAAGATCCCAAAAGTTCTCCTTGTTGCTGCTTTCAAGAAATCAACAGATCTCTCCATGCTGGAACTTCTCCTTCCCCTTTCAGGAACCAACTATAATATTTCACAATTGCAGATACAGATCGAAGCATATGTAACAAGAGAGACAGAGCCTCTACAAGACAACCAGAAGTTCCTCAAAACACTATGGCTTAAGCCCAATGCATCAGATAGACCAGTTTCCGCAGTTTTAGGCCAGAACAATTGGCTTTGTCTTGGGGCTATAATCACATCATCTTTCATCATGTTTCTTCTGCTCATTGGCATTTTAAACCGATATTACATATATCCTATTGACCATAACACAGGGATGATATATTCATATTCAGAAAGAGCAGCTCTCAGTATGTTGTTTTTTTGTGTGTCTATAGCTATAACTGCATCAGCTGCCTTTGTTTGGAATAAAAAACAGAATGCTAAGGAAATGGTGCAGATTCAGAACAATGACATGCCAAAACCAATGACTTCTCCAGGTCCGGGCTCATGGTTTAACAATGCGGATATAGAGCTGGAAAGCCTACCCTTTCAAACATTTACTCGAGCAACAAAAGTACGCTATGGTGAAAGGCCTAATCTAAGAA AGATAGTTACACGGTGTGAAGAATCAAATGTTGGAGTTTTTGTTAGTGGTCCAAGAAGAATGAAGCAAGAAATAGCAACCATTTGTTCATCCTGTGTGGCCATGACCAACCTTCATTTTGAGTCCATCAGTTTTAGCTGGTAA